The proteins below come from a single Limnobaculum xujianqingii genomic window:
- a CDS encoding ABC transporter substrate-binding protein: MSRKSNLFIVSMLTLSVGSALAAPENYPADYQKIIDAANKEGKVVIYSTTDTAAAAPIIKGFETLYPNITVEYNDMNSTELYNRYISEQASSSGSGDVVWSSAMDTGLKLATDYALTYKSPEAGKIPTWAVWKDTAYGTTYEPLVFIYNKRLIKEDEIPKSHAALGELVKSQSDRFKNKVTTYDIEKSALGFMLSVEDMKNDPKYWDHLKDISSAGMVVQSSTGTMLERVSSGENLIGYNILEPYAKTRAAKDPSLGIAYPSDYTLVLSRVTFISKQAKNVNAAKLWLDYLLSQKGQDIVANQANITSIRDDINGDNDVAGTTKLLGSSLKPIPVNETLLEYLEQNKRLDYLKKWRSVTGK; encoded by the coding sequence ATGTCCAGGAAATCAAATTTATTCATCGTCAGTATGCTAACCCTGTCCGTTGGTTCCGCTCTGGCTGCCCCTGAAAACTACCCTGCCGACTACCAAAAAATTATCGATGCTGCCAATAAAGAGGGCAAAGTGGTGATCTATTCCACCACCGATACCGCCGCCGCTGCACCGATTATTAAAGGGTTCGAAACGCTGTATCCAAATATCACCGTTGAATATAACGATATGAACAGTACTGAACTGTATAACCGTTATATCAGCGAACAGGCTTCATCCAGCGGCAGCGGCGATGTGGTCTGGAGCTCTGCAATGGACACCGGCCTGAAGCTGGCAACCGACTATGCATTAACCTATAAATCACCGGAAGCCGGTAAGATCCCAACCTGGGCGGTATGGAAAGATACCGCTTATGGCACCACCTATGAGCCGTTGGTATTTATCTATAACAAGCGCCTGATTAAAGAAGATGAAATTCCTAAATCTCACGCCGCTCTGGGTGAACTAGTGAAAAGCCAGTCGGACAGATTTAAAAACAAAGTCACCACTTACGATATCGAGAAATCCGCTCTTGGCTTTATGCTCTCGGTTGAAGATATGAAAAACGATCCTAAATACTGGGATCATCTGAAAGACATCTCCAGCGCGGGAATGGTGGTTCAGTCATCAACCGGTACTATGCTTGAGCGCGTCTCTTCCGGAGAGAATCTGATCGGTTACAACATTCTGGAACCCTACGCTAAAACCCGTGCGGCTAAAGATCCATCCTTGGGCATCGCTTATCCATCGGATTACACCCTGGTACTTTCCCGCGTGACCTTTATCAGCAAGCAGGCGAAAAACGTTAACGCCGCCAAGCTATGGCTGGATTATCTGCTGTCACAAAAAGGCCAGGATATTGTCGCCAATCAGGCCAACATCACCTCTATTCGTGACGATATCAACGGCGATAACGACGTAGCGGGCACCACTAAATTACTGGGTAGTTCACTGAAACCTATTCCGGTTAATGAAACGCTGCTGGAATATCTGGAGCAGAATAAGCGTCTGGATTATCTGAAAAAATGGCGTTCTGTCACCGGTAAATAA
- a CDS encoding ABC transporter permease, translating to MYSLRKIKQSLPRGVVVMLTALFIYGPLALIVTQSFLSAPFFVPDKTFSLDAYRFVFDDPDVYKALKSGFILAIGLVVIVIPLGGILAFLIVRSDLPGRRWIEPMILVPVFVSPMVLGFGYVVAAGPVGFFSLWMQDLFGFVPWNIYSMTSIIIIAGLMHVPHAYLYISSALRNMGSDVEEAARISGASPFRVMVSVSLPMVRPAILYATVLLFFLGLEVFGLMLVLGDPEGNLVLATYLYKLTNKLGIPSYHLMAVVAVVLISITIPLIMLQRRLMRTANRFVTVKGKASQAHVLPLGKWRWVSAAVVILWLIVTIFVPLTGILLRAFVSNWGVGVSLFDQLSLDTFRTVFSQPNLIRAIINSVAIGVFGGALAVICYTFIGLAMHRKPDRTTRFLDYSVLIPRAVPGILAGLAFLWVFLFTPMWMDKSLADGYMSVLPGAQWMRDNVIVWMRATRNTIFSVWLAYTVVWLAYGLRLISSALLQVGAELEEAARSTGAQRSQVTRQITVPLARYGLIGSWLLMFLIFEREYSTGVYLLSPGTETIGSMLVSLWATGAVDIVAALSFINIVLVMFGLGIALRFGVKLND from the coding sequence ATGTACTCGTTGCGCAAAATAAAGCAGAGCTTGCCGCGCGGTGTAGTAGTGATGCTAACGGCACTGTTTATCTACGGACCCTTAGCGCTTATTGTCACCCAAAGCTTTCTGTCTGCTCCTTTTTTTGTTCCTGACAAAACCTTCAGCCTCGACGCCTACCGCTTCGTTTTTGACGATCCGGACGTTTATAAGGCGCTAAAAAGCGGCTTTATTCTGGCTATCGGGCTGGTGGTCATTGTTATTCCTCTGGGCGGTATTCTGGCTTTCCTGATTGTCAGAAGCGATCTGCCGGGCCGTCGTTGGATAGAACCAATGATTCTGGTGCCGGTGTTTGTCTCTCCAATGGTATTGGGGTTTGGCTATGTGGTTGCCGCCGGTCCGGTTGGCTTCTTCTCCCTGTGGATGCAGGATCTGTTTGGATTTGTGCCGTGGAACATCTACTCTATGACCAGCATTATCATTATTGCTGGTCTGATGCATGTGCCACACGCCTATCTGTATATCTCATCTGCATTACGCAATATGGGTTCTGATGTAGAAGAAGCGGCGCGCATCTCTGGAGCATCGCCGTTTCGCGTGATGGTTTCTGTGAGCCTGCCGATGGTCAGACCAGCGATTCTGTACGCCACCGTGTTGCTGTTCTTCCTCGGTCTGGAAGTGTTCGGCCTGATGTTAGTGCTGGGAGATCCTGAAGGTAACCTGGTGCTGGCAACCTACTTATACAAACTGACCAACAAACTGGGTATCCCTTCTTACCATCTGATGGCGGTGGTCGCGGTAGTTCTGATCAGTATTACTATTCCGCTGATCATGCTACAACGCCGCTTAATGCGCACCGCGAATCGCTTTGTCACAGTAAAAGGCAAAGCGTCACAGGCGCACGTGCTGCCACTGGGCAAATGGCGCTGGGTATCTGCGGCCGTGGTTATCCTGTGGTTGATTGTAACCATTTTTGTACCGCTCACCGGCATACTGCTGCGGGCATTTGTCTCTAACTGGGGTGTGGGCGTTTCGCTGTTTGATCAGCTATCGCTGGATACCTTCCGCACCGTGTTCTCACAGCCAAACCTGATTCGGGCCATTATCAACTCGGTGGCTATCGGCGTGTTCGGCGGAGCGCTGGCGGTAATCTGTTACACCTTTATTGGTCTGGCAATGCACCGTAAACCGGATCGCACTACCCGTTTTCTCGACTATAGCGTGCTGATCCCTCGGGCGGTGCCGGGAATACTGGCCGGTCTGGCTTTCTTATGGGTATTCCTGTTTACCCCTATGTGGATGGACAAGTCTCTGGCTGATGGCTATATGTCGGTTCTGCCCGGCGCCCAGTGGATGCGGGATAACGTCATTGTCTGGATGCGGGCAACCCGCAATACCATTTTCAGCGTCTGGTTAGCTTATACCGTGGTATGGCTGGCTTATGGTCTGCGGCTTATCTCCTCAGCGCTGTTACAGGTAGGTGCCGAGCTGGAAGAAGCCGCTCGCAGTACCGGCGCACAGCGTAGTCAGGTTACCCGACAAATTACCGTACCGCTGGCCCGTTATGGCCTGATTGGTTCCTGGCTGCTGATGTTCCTGATCTTTGAGCGGGAATATTCAACGGGCGTGTATCTGCTATCGCCGGGTACGGAAACCATCGGTTCGATGCTGGTTTCCCTGTGGGCTACGGGTGCTGTCGATATCGTCGCTGCCCTGTCATTTATCAATATTGTTTTAGTCATGTTCGGCTTAGGCATCGCACTGCGTTTTGGAGTAAAACTCAATGACTGA
- a CDS encoding ABC transporter ATP-binding protein, which translates to MTELTVESLHLNYGTNPVLKGVSMQLKKGEVVTLLGPSGSGKTTLLRAVAGLEAPCQGRIIIGDRVVYDGNTNQEIPVEERNLGLVFQSYALWPHMTIFDNIAYPLKLRKTPTAEMKQRVQAVLDQLGLGHLGQRYPHQLSGGQQQRVAIGRGLVYNPPVLLLDEPLSNLDAKLREEARVFLRSLIVDLGLSALMVTHDQNEAMAISDRILLLNNGVIEQQGTPQEMYSTPTTLFSAEFMGSNNRLYGHVAELAGDYACIQGSSWKLWGKPGGALKVGQNVTAVIRVEQVKLNDVAEQNSLELPLLTGMYLGSHWEYLFRESNEDSPVLRAFGTTKPASGSQCRLSMPADQVWIFPG; encoded by the coding sequence ATGACTGAACTCACTGTAGAGAGTCTGCATTTAAATTACGGCACTAACCCGGTATTAAAAGGGGTTTCGATGCAGCTAAAAAAAGGCGAGGTTGTCACCCTGCTCGGTCCATCGGGCAGTGGAAAGACCACGCTGTTACGTGCCGTCGCCGGGTTGGAAGCACCCTGTCAGGGTCGTATTATCATTGGGGATCGCGTGGTGTATGACGGCAACACCAACCAGGAGATCCCGGTGGAAGAGCGCAATCTGGGGCTGGTTTTCCAGTCTTATGCCCTGTGGCCCCATATGACCATTTTCGACAATATTGCCTATCCTCTTAAACTACGCAAAACCCCAACTGCCGAAATGAAGCAGCGGGTTCAGGCGGTACTGGATCAGTTAGGGCTGGGTCACTTAGGCCAGCGTTATCCTCACCAGCTATCGGGCGGACAGCAACAGCGAGTGGCGATTGGTCGGGGGCTAGTTTATAACCCGCCGGTGCTGCTGCTGGATGAACCGCTTTCCAATCTGGATGCCAAACTGCGTGAAGAAGCACGGGTGTTCCTGCGCAGTTTGATTGTTGATTTAGGGCTATCGGCACTGATGGTAACCCACGATCAGAACGAAGCTATGGCGATTTCCGATCGCATTCTGCTGCTGAATAATGGCGTGATTGAGCAACAGGGCACCCCACAGGAGATGTACTCTACGCCAACCACCCTGTTCAGCGCTGAATTTATGGGCAGCAACAACCGGCTTTACGGCCACGTTGCCGAACTTGCGGGCGACTATGCCTGCATTCAGGGAAGCAGTTGGAAGCTGTGGGGAAAACCGGGTGGCGCACTGAAAGTCGGCCAAAACGTCACGGCGGTGATTCGCGTTGAGCAGGTGAAACTCAATGATGTCGCCGAACAAAACAGTCTGGAACTACCGCTGCTGACCGGTATGTATCTCGGTAGCCACTGGGAGTATCTGTTCCGCGAGTCTAACGAAGACTCTCCGGTACTGCGGGCTTTCGGTACCACCAAGCCGGCCAGCGGAAGCCAGTGTCGACTGTCTATGCCTGCGGATCAGGTGTGGATATTTCCTGGTTAA
- the fdhE gene encoding formate dehydrogenase accessory protein FdhE — translation MSSIRIVSPDEVAKTAGAIPPLLFANLKSLYSRRAERLRQLAENHPLGDYLKFVATVVDAQSHAQHDHPLSIDLSETLKISAATGNPPLSVKYFPRTQHWQQLLSAIIAELEPEAPEHVLPVLESLKKMGTQELENLATDLLTGEIGKVGSDKAPFLWAALSVYWAQMATQIPGKARADYGEGRHNCPICDSAPVASMVHIGTEAGLRYLHCSLCESEWHMVRVKCSNCEQTGKLNYWSLDSETAPVRAESCGDCGSYLKILYQEKDQYVEPVADDLASLVLDAKVEEEGFARSALNPFLFPSGE, via the coding sequence ATGAGTAGTATCCGCATCGTCTCCCCGGACGAAGTGGCAAAAACGGCGGGAGCAATCCCGCCGTTGTTATTTGCCAATTTAAAGAGTCTCTATTCCCGTCGCGCTGAGCGCCTGCGTCAGCTGGCTGAAAACCATCCGTTAGGCGACTACCTGAAGTTTGTCGCGACGGTGGTGGATGCCCAGAGCCATGCTCAGCATGACCATCCGTTAAGCATCGACCTGTCCGAAACGCTGAAAATCTCGGCGGCCACCGGAAATCCACCTCTGTCGGTGAAGTATTTTCCGCGTACTCAGCACTGGCAACAGCTGCTGTCGGCCATTATTGCCGAGCTGGAGCCGGAAGCGCCAGAACACGTATTACCGGTTCTGGAATCGCTGAAGAAGATGGGGACTCAGGAGCTGGAAAATCTGGCCACTGACCTGCTAACCGGCGAAATCGGTAAAGTGGGTAGTGATAAAGCACCATTCCTGTGGGCGGCTCTGTCGGTTTACTGGGCGCAAATGGCGACCCAAATACCAGGCAAAGCGCGTGCAGACTATGGTGAAGGCCGTCATAACTGCCCAATCTGCGACAGTGCACCGGTTGCCAGCATGGTCCATATCGGTACTGAAGCAGGCTTACGCTACCTGCATTGCAGCCTGTGCGAAAGCGAATGGCATATGGTGCGGGTGAAGTGCTCTAACTGCGAACAAACCGGTAAGCTGAATTACTGGTCGCTGGACAGTGAAACTGCCCCGGTCAGAGCCGAAAGTTGTGGCGACTGCGGAAGCTACCTGAAGATTTTATATCAGGAGAAAGATCAGTATGTTGAGCCAGTAGCTGACGATTTAGCCTCGCTGGTGCTGGATGCCAAGGTAGAGGAAGAAGGTTTTGCCCGCAGCGCGCTAAACCCATTCCTGTTCCCTTCGGGAGAGTAG
- the fdnI gene encoding formate dehydrogenase-N subunit gamma, protein MKKSKMIKRVSFIDRACHWTVVICFFLVALSGIAMFFPTLSWLTQTFGTPQMGRILHPFFGVLIFCVLVLMFFRFVKHNIPKKEDISWFVHIVDVLKGKEHEVADVGKYNPGQKAMFWSIMGLILVLLVSGVIIWRPYFAEFFPIWAIRLGLMIHAVAAIVLIHAILIHIYMAFWVKGSITGMIEGKVSRKWAAKHHPRWYREVVAEEEKKNE, encoded by the coding sequence ATGAAGAAAAGTAAGATGATTAAACGAGTCTCGTTTATCGATCGAGCGTGTCACTGGACAGTGGTCATCTGTTTCTTTCTGGTGGCGCTGTCGGGCATCGCGATGTTCTTCCCGACCCTGAGCTGGTTAACTCAGACTTTTGGTACACCACAGATGGGGCGTATTTTGCACCCCTTCTTTGGCGTACTGATTTTCTGTGTGCTGGTACTGATGTTTTTCCGCTTTGTGAAACACAACATCCCGAAGAAAGAGGATATCAGTTGGTTCGTCCATATTGTTGATGTACTGAAAGGCAAAGAGCATGAAGTGGCTGACGTGGGTAAATATAACCCGGGTCAGAAGGCGATGTTCTGGAGCATTATGGGGTTAATCCTTGTTTTGCTGGTGAGCGGCGTGATTATCTGGCGTCCTTACTTTGCTGAGTTCTTCCCAATATGGGCTATCCGCTTAGGTTTAATGATCCATGCCGTAGCGGCTATCGTGCTGATTCACGCTATCCTTATCCATATTTATATGGCATTCTGGGTGAAAGGTTCTATTACCGGGATGATAGAAGGCAAGGTCAGCCGCAAGTGGGCCGCCAAGCATCATCCTCGTTGGTATCGTGAAGTTGTAGCCGAGGAAGAAAAAAAGAATGAGTAG
- the fdxH gene encoding formate dehydrogenase subunit beta, protein MSMQSQDIIKRSATNALTPPPQVRHHQEEVAKLIDVTTCIGCKACQVACSEWNDIRDEIGHNVGVYDNPADLTAKSWTVMRFSEVEENGKLEWLIRKDGCMHCSDPGCLKACPSAGAIIQYANGIVDFQSEHCIGCGYCIAGCPFNVPRLNKEDNRVYKCTLCVDRVTVGQEPACVKTCPTGAIHFGTKEAMIQLAEERVAELHTRGYENAGLYNPAGVGGTHVMYVLHHADRPELYHGLPNDPTISPVVGFWKGVLKPLSAAAFVASFAGLIYHYIGVGPNKVDEDDDEEDHHEEK, encoded by the coding sequence ATGTCAATGCAATCTCAAGACATTATTAAGCGTTCCGCCACCAACGCTTTGACGCCGCCTCCACAGGTGCGTCATCACCAGGAAGAAGTGGCGAAACTGATTGATGTAACCACCTGTATCGGCTGTAAAGCCTGTCAGGTGGCCTGTTCAGAGTGGAACGATATTCGTGATGAAATCGGTCATAACGTAGGTGTCTACGACAACCCGGCTGACCTGACTGCCAAATCATGGACCGTGATGCGCTTCTCTGAAGTGGAAGAAAACGGCAAGCTGGAGTGGCTGATCCGTAAAGACGGCTGTATGCACTGTAGCGACCCTGGCTGTCTGAAGGCGTGCCCGTCTGCGGGTGCGATTATTCAGTATGCCAACGGTATTGTCGACTTCCAGTCAGAACATTGTATCGGCTGTGGTTACTGCATCGCCGGTTGTCCGTTCAACGTTCCTCGTCTGAACAAAGAGGATAACCGGGTGTACAAATGTACCCTGTGTGTCGATCGGGTAACCGTAGGTCAGGAACCTGCCTGTGTGAAAACCTGTCCGACGGGTGCCATTCACTTTGGTACCAAAGAGGCAATGATTCAACTGGCAGAAGAACGCGTTGCTGAGCTGCACACTCGCGGCTATGAGAACGCTGGCCTGTACAACCCGGCAGGGGTTGGCGGTACGCATGTGATGTATGTGCTGCACCACGCTGACCGTCCTGAGCTGTATCACGGCTTACCGAACGATCCAACGATCAGTCCGGTGGTTGGCTTCTGGAAAGGCGTTCTGAAACCGCTGTCAGCAGCCGCGTTTGTTGCCAGCTTCGCAGGCCTGATTTATCACTACATCGGCGTTGGGCCGAACAAAGTAGATGAAGACGATGACGAGGAGGATCATCATGAAGAAAAGTAA
- the fdnG gene encoding formate dehydrogenase-N subunit alpha → MQVSRRQFFKICAGGMAGTTAAALGFAPSMALAETRSYKLLRAQETRNTCTYCSVGCGLLMYSMGDGAKNAKASIFHIEGDPDHPVNRGALCPKGAGLIDYVNSASRLKYPEYRAPGSDKWQRISWDDAFNRIAKLMKADRDANFQQTSASGVTVNRWLTTGLLAASASSNENGLLTQKFSRALGMLAVDNQARVUHGPTVASLAPTFGRGAMTNHWVDIKNANLVVVMGGNAAEAHPVGFRWAMEAKIHNNAKLIVIDPRFTRTASVADFYTPIRSGTDIAFLSGVILYLMENNKINAEYVKAYTNASLLVREDFTFEDGLFSGYDAEKRQYDKTTWNYQVGEDGFAKRDPTLTDPNCVWNLLKKHVSRYTPEVVSNICGTPQDDFIKVCELIAETSAVDKTTSFLYALGWTQHSVGSQNIRTMAMIQLLLGNMGMAGGGVNALRGHSNIQGLTDLGLLSQSLPGYLTLPSEKQPTLQTYLDASTPKKALADQVNYWGNYPKFFISMMKSFYGDKAQKDNDWGYDWLPKWDQGYDVLKYFDMMDQGKVNGYICQGFNPVASFPDKNKVVRSLSKLKYLVTIDPLNTETAEFWQNHGMQNNVKPAEIQTEVFRLPCTCFAEEDGSIVNSGRWLQWHWKGGEPPGEARTDGEILAGLLFKIRELYAQDGANAVGAEPLMNMTWNYLEPMHPQSEEMAKESNGRALADITDATGKVILKKGQLLDSFAQLRDDGTTSSACWIYTGSWTEAGNQMARRDNSDPSGLGNTLAWSWAWPLNRRILYNRASADPQGKAWDPKRKLIEWDGTKWTGIDIPDYSAAPPGSDVGPFIMQNEGMGRLFATDKMAEGPFPEHYEPFETPISTNPLHKDVISNPAARVFKSDLANMGSAKDFPYVGTTYRLTEHFHYWTKHSVLNAITQPEQFVEIGEGLAQAKGIQHGDTVKVSSQRGYIEAKAVVTKRIRTLKVNGQDVETIGIPIHWGFVGAAQKGYLANTLTPFVGDANTQTPEYKAFLVNVEKV, encoded by the coding sequence ATGCAGGTCAGCAGAAGGCAGTTTTTTAAAATCTGCGCTGGCGGTATGGCAGGTACAACGGCAGCAGCGCTGGGGTTCGCCCCCTCGATGGCGCTGGCAGAGACGCGTAGCTACAAGCTATTACGCGCTCAGGAAACACGTAATACCTGTACCTACTGTTCGGTGGGATGTGGTCTGTTAATGTACAGCATGGGTGATGGTGCCAAAAATGCCAAAGCCAGTATCTTCCACATAGAGGGAGATCCGGATCATCCGGTCAACCGTGGCGCGCTTTGTCCTAAAGGGGCAGGGCTTATCGATTATGTTAACAGCGCAAGTCGCCTGAAATATCCGGAATATCGTGCTCCGGGCTCTGACAAATGGCAGAGAATCAGTTGGGACGATGCCTTTAACCGTATCGCCAAATTAATGAAGGCAGACCGTGACGCAAACTTCCAGCAAACGTCGGCAAGTGGCGTAACCGTCAACCGTTGGTTAACCACCGGATTACTCGCTGCCTCTGCTTCCAGCAATGAAAATGGTTTACTGACTCAGAAATTTTCGCGGGCGCTCGGTATGCTCGCAGTCGATAACCAGGCACGCGTCTGACACGGACCAACGGTAGCAAGTCTTGCTCCAACATTTGGTCGCGGTGCGATGACCAACCACTGGGTTGACATCAAAAACGCAAACCTCGTCGTCGTGATGGGCGGTAACGCAGCTGAAGCACACCCGGTAGGATTCCGCTGGGCAATGGAAGCGAAAATCCATAACAACGCTAAGCTGATCGTCATCGATCCACGCTTCACCCGTACGGCCTCCGTTGCCGATTTCTACACGCCTATTCGTTCCGGTACTGATATTGCGTTCCTGTCAGGGGTTATCCTTTACCTGATGGAAAACAACAAGATCAATGCTGAATATGTGAAGGCTTACACCAACGCCAGTCTGCTGGTGCGTGAAGACTTTACCTTTGAAGACGGGCTGTTCAGCGGCTATGACGCAGAAAAACGTCAGTATGATAAAACCACCTGGAACTATCAGGTTGGTGAAGACGGCTTCGCCAAGCGCGACCCGACGCTGACCGATCCAAACTGCGTATGGAACCTGCTGAAAAAACACGTCAGTCGCTACACCCCTGAAGTGGTCAGTAATATCTGTGGTACGCCACAGGATGACTTTATCAAAGTGTGTGAACTGATTGCTGAAACCAGCGCCGTCGATAAAACCACCTCGTTCCTGTACGCCCTGGGCTGGACTCAACACTCCGTTGGCTCTCAGAACATCCGTACCATGGCAATGATCCAGCTGCTGCTGGGCAACATGGGTATGGCCGGCGGCGGGGTTAACGCCTTACGTGGTCACTCCAACATTCAGGGTCTGACCGACCTTGGTTTACTGTCACAGTCTCTGCCTGGCTATCTGACTTTACCGTCAGAGAAACAGCCAACGCTGCAAACCTACCTCGATGCCAGCACGCCGAAAAAAGCACTGGCGGATCAGGTGAACTACTGGGGCAACTATCCGAAATTCTTTATCAGTATGATGAAGAGCTTCTATGGTGATAAAGCCCAGAAAGACAATGATTGGGGCTATGACTGGTTACCGAAATGGGATCAGGGCTACGACGTTCTGAAGTATTTTGACATGATGGATCAGGGCAAAGTGAATGGCTATATCTGCCAGGGCTTTAACCCGGTTGCCTCATTCCCGGACAAAAATAAAGTTGTTCGTTCACTGTCTAAACTGAAGTATCTGGTGACCATTGACCCGCTGAACACTGAAACCGCAGAGTTCTGGCAAAATCATGGTATGCAAAACAACGTGAAACCGGCGGAAATCCAAACCGAAGTGTTCCGTCTGCCTTGTACCTGTTTTGCCGAAGAAGATGGTTCTATCGTTAACTCCGGTCGCTGGTTGCAGTGGCACTGGAAGGGCGGCGAACCACCAGGAGAAGCAAGAACCGATGGCGAAATTCTGGCCGGTCTGTTATTCAAAATCCGTGAGCTGTACGCACAGGATGGCGCTAACGCCGTCGGTGCTGAGCCGCTGATGAATATGACCTGGAACTATCTGGAGCCAATGCATCCTCAGTCAGAAGAGATGGCGAAAGAGTCTAACGGTCGTGCGCTGGCTGATATCACCGATGCCACCGGCAAAGTGATCCTTAAGAAAGGCCAACTGCTCGACAGTTTTGCTCAACTGCGGGATGACGGTACCACCTCCAGCGCCTGCTGGATCTATACCGGTAGCTGGACTGAAGCCGGTAACCAAATGGCCCGTCGCGATAACTCTGACCCATCCGGTCTGGGTAACACGCTGGCATGGTCATGGGCATGGCCGCTTAACCGCCGCATTCTGTACAACCGTGCCTCAGCGGATCCACAGGGTAAAGCATGGGATCCAAAACGTAAGCTGATTGAGTGGGATGGTACTAAGTGGACAGGTATTGATATTCCTGACTACAGCGCCGCACCTCCGGGCAGCGACGTCGGTCCGTTTATCATGCAAAACGAGGGTATGGGCCGTCTGTTTGCTACCGATAAAATGGCTGAAGGTCCGTTCCCTGAGCACTATGAGCCGTTTGAAACGCCAATCAGCACTAACCCGCTGCATAAAGATGTGATCTCTAACCCGGCTGCCCGTGTATTTAAATCGGATCTGGCCAATATGGGATCGGCGAAAGACTTCCCATACGTGGGTACCACCTATCGTTTAACCGAGCACTTCCACTACTGGACTAAGCACTCGGTACTGAACGCCATTACTCAGCCGGAACAGTTTGTTGAAATCGGTGAAGGTCTGGCGCAGGCGAAAGGTATTCAGCATGGTGATACGGTGAAAGTCAGTTCCCAGCGTGGCTATATTGAAGCCAAGGCGGTAGTGACCAAACGTATCCGCACCCTGAAAGTTAACGGTCAGGATGTGGAAACCATCGGTATTCCGATTCACTGGGGATTTGTCGGAGCAGCTCAAAAAGGCTATCTGGCCAACACCCTGACACCGTTTGTCGGTGATGCCAACACGCAAACGCCAGAGTACAAGGCGTTCCTGGTTAACGTAGAAAAGGTGTAA
- the fdhD gene encoding formate dehydrogenase accessory sulfurtransferase FdhD, protein MKQLTVRRHNALNAPEPDWVAEEVPVALSYNGISHVVMMATPKELEEFAIGFSLAEGIIESPQEIYGIDISNGCNGIEVEIELATRRFVGLKERRRAMAGRTGCGVCGVEQLGEVLRPLKPLPFTQKFDLGLLDGVLPQLNKVQIVGQLTGCTHAAGWVSSDGQMLGGCEDVGRHVALDKLLGVRAKQGWQQGAVLVSSRASYEMVQKAAMCGVEILFAVSATTSLAVKVAEECNLTLVGFSKPGRATVYTCPERIIVS, encoded by the coding sequence GTGAAGCAACTCACTGTGCGTCGACACAACGCTTTAAATGCACCAGAGCCAGACTGGGTTGCAGAGGAGGTTCCGGTTGCCCTGAGCTATAACGGTATCTCTCATGTGGTGATGATGGCTACGCCAAAAGAGCTGGAAGAATTCGCTATTGGTTTTTCTCTGGCGGAGGGAATTATTGAGTCGCCGCAGGAAATTTATGGCATCGATATCAGCAACGGTTGTAACGGCATTGAAGTTGAGATTGAGCTGGCTACCCGTCGTTTTGTTGGTTTGAAGGAGCGGCGTCGGGCCATGGCCGGACGCACCGGCTGTGGTGTATGTGGCGTTGAGCAGTTGGGTGAGGTGTTACGGCCGCTTAAGCCGCTGCCGTTTACTCAAAAGTTCGATCTGGGTCTGTTGGATGGGGTGTTGCCGCAGCTTAATAAGGTGCAGATTGTTGGTCAGTTGACCGGTTGTACTCATGCTGCGGGTTGGGTCTCTTCTGACGGTCAGATGCTGGGGGGCTGTGAGGATGTCGGTCGTCATGTGGCGCTGGATAAGCTGTTAGGCGTGCGGGCTAAGCAGGGTTGGCAGCAGGGTGCGGTGTTGGTTTCCAGCCGTGCCAGTTATGAGATGGTGCAGAAAGCGGCGATGTGTGGGGTGGAGATTTTGTTTGCGGTGTCGGCGACTACGTCGCTGGCGGTGAAGGTGGCGGAAGAGTGTAATTTGACGTTGGTGGGGTTTAGTAAGCCGGGGCGGGCGACGGTGTATACGTGTCCGGAGAGGATTATTGTTAGTTAG